ATGTTTGTTACAGTGCATGCTTAAACACAACTCACATAAATATAAGGACAAAATGACAATATCATACCTCCATAAATTCGACAGTGGAAAGTAGTGCTGGTGATATCAGTGTCTGGTTTTCAAGCTGTATTtcacaaaaaagagaaacaactAAAAGCATCCTATTGTAGCTGTATTATGTCAAAAACATTCCCACAGCTGAAATCTCTTGAGATAatttttgtacgtcgctctggataagagcgtttgacaaatgccagaaatgtaaatttagataaagagaaaaatttGGAGATGAATCTATGAACACCATGCACTCAGTGAGCAATAtattaggaacacctttacACAGACTTATTCATGATTCATGAAATAATCAAATCAGCCAATCGTGTTGCAACAGCAACATCATGCATACAGGCCAGCAGCTTCATGTAATGTTCCCACCAACCATctggggaaaatgtgatctcagtgattttcatcgtggcatgattgttggtgccagacggGCTGGTTAGAGTATTTctaaaactgctgatctcctgggattttcacacacaacagtttgaAGTCATTTAGTCAGCATGGTGCAAGAAAGTCAAATGAACAGCACTTCTGCAGACAGAAACAcattgttgatgagagaggccaactgagaatggccagactggttggagctgacagaaaggctacagtaactcatataaacactctgtacaattgtggTGAGAAGAGATCacctcagaatgcacaacagaTTGAACCTTGAGGCAGATTTAGCAGATATGTACCAACAGTAGAAGACCACATCCGGTTCCAAATCTGTCAACTACGTAGAGAAAGCCAAGCCTCAGTGGGCACAGTCTCACCAAATCTGAAGACTGAAAAAAACAGTCAAGTCTCATGAATCTTGATTTTTGCTGAGCCACACAGCTGGTAGGGTCTGAATTTGTCGTAACAGCATGAactgtaatggtgtggggaatctTTTCTTGACACACTTTGGTCCCGTACCAATATCAACGAATCCaacatgataatgcaccaaagCAGTCTTTATGAACATAACAATGAATTCAGGGTTCTTCAGTGAGCTTCCCAGTAGGACTTGATCTGAATCTAATAGCAAACCGTTGGGATGTGATAGAATGGGAGACTCCTAGCATGAAAGTGTAGGAATTCTCCAGGAATTCCATGTCAACACAAACAGTAACCTGATCTCAGGATTGATcctgggaccctggagctgtgtggCAGCAGCAATACACACTGCTTCATCATTCAACACTAGTTGCTAATTTAACCTTACAAAACAGTTAATTCACACTGCTAATTCAACACTAAACGTATATTGAATATTGTTGGGCTTTGTAAGCAATACACAACATAAGGAAATGTTCTTTTTATGTAGAATCTATAAGACTGCAAGACTGAGCTCAACATATCATCAacattttcagtaactgctttatcctgctcaggaTTGCGGTGGATCTGGAGTTTATCCAAAGGACCCTGCTTACAAGGCAGTTAAGTTTAACTGCAGTTAAGTTTAACAGCTTAAGTAATTCAACACTGTATGCCTTCATTTCATGCTGTAGGTTTTCAGCACTCTATTTATTAAGATCAGCCCCTGATCTAAAAACATCTAATTCCATTTCATTATATAAAATCTCGAGTCTTGTAAAACCTCTGCTCATTAGGTAAACAGCATCATTCATACAGTATTTTTTTCAGACAAACCTGTTATGGATTTCATAACACTCATTAAATCAAGTTAACTCTCAGGTCAAAAGTCTGATATAGAGAAAGACACGGAGACAGAGCTGGAATGGTGTGAGGGAGCCAGGCTTACATATCACGTCTCCGGGGGGAAAAGAAAGTACTCAGACAGGAGCAAGAGGATGTGGGTAAGCCAAGGATGATGCATAACTTCTGCTTATTATTAGGTAAAGAAAATTGTTGTTGGGAAACAAAGTTGGGAAAGTCCGATTCtggagaataaaacaaaaacaattaaaatgacaGTGAAGCATCACATTGTGTAATAGCGCCGAAACAGTTCTATATGGTGCACACACTGTTTGTGTAATAGAGTGTGAGGCATTTTAAAGCAGAATTGATTTTCCCAGTAGGACTCTCCTCCTTTCCCAGAGCTTGTAATCTGCACACTTGGCTGATGTGTGGCAGGACCAGCTGGAACTGCTCACATCAGTGGGACGAGGAGAGGAAGAACGATTATTTGatctgaattttttattttctttgctgTTCCCATGAATGCGTGCAGTCATTAGCACACACTATCTTATTTTCCTAGTGATCAGCACAAACTgccctccttttttttcccccctggaGGACGAATGTCTGTTCTGTGCTTTAATTGTTGATGTCTCAGACATCTTATTTTGAAGCAAATGAAAGATCTATAGCTACTATAAATAATGAGCTataattttaaatcatttttcccCTACTGATATCAAGTTAGGTATTACTTTTGTCTACCATTGAAATGGATAACTAGCTAAACGGGAAACAATGGTTCGgggaaaaacaacagaaaaacaatAGTTTTTTGGGTGAATGTGTATTTcgcattttatttttacagatttgtttGTTACATATGCCTGGTACAATAACTAGATTCACAATCCTGATGATTTCATGAAGAAAGAGTGATAAAGATGTGAGCGTTAATGCACgtcaaattttttaaaaattatttttatggtTCTGCATGCATGAAAATGCATCTTAATGATTTTTaaacatgtgaaaatgtgtTTCTAGGGCCTCGAAGGACTGCtttgaattttaatattttgtttatcatacttattgaatatttaaatatagcTTTTGCAAATATTGTTTgtgaaaacaaaatggaaaacGCACATTactccaaaaaaaaattttcttataaaaaatGCTATAAGAAAATgcaggacatttttttttacatttttttggctTACAAATACAAATGATTGCAAATGCACAGTAGAAACATTTGCATAGAGATGCTGATTGAGCAGCATGCTCTTTAACAGTACTGCAGCAAATAAATGTACTATcatccctgagacacacagCAAGACAGCTAAACGGCACAGAGTGTATTTTTCTAAATCGTTCCTACATTATAAACCCCTTAGAGCAAGGCCTAGAAAGATCACGAAGGTGTCTTACAGATCGGAAGGACAGAAATTGTCCTCATCTGTAATACACACCCAAGAAAATATGTTTCTTAAAGAGGAACATCAGCAAAAACGCAAACAAGGATAAATGATAACTGTAATATTCCCATTGCATttgaaataataacattttaaataaataggaCACCATTTGCAAATGATTTACTCATGAACTGAAATAACAGTCATGATAAACCCATATCTCTGAGCTGCtattttttatgtaataaaggTCTCTTTCTCATGGCTGTTTGGAGAATAAACTTATGCAAACATCTGGCAGCCATACTTCACTTTCAgcgttaaaaaaacaaaacgaaacatccaaaataacacaaaattaaATTTCACAGAGCCACTATCTGTCCCATTAGATTTTAGAACATATTATGGGAACTAAAACTctagataaatgtgtgtgtggaaattcTTTATCAGTTTTTGGACTTTTTCTTGGCAGCTTTTTCCATCTTCATCTTATGAGCCTTTTCCTTCTCCAGCcgcttcttctcttttttcttctccattttCGCCTCCTTGTACTTCCAAACAGGTGGTTCCAGGTAACCTTTTGacatcttccttttcttttccttcttagGGGTCGGGTCAGCTGACTTGGTCACTTTGATTTGAGGGATGCAGCTGGTGGGGAAGATGCTGTTATGGCGTGCTATGCCGCGTGGGACCAGTCTACGCATACTGCTGGAGGCCAAAGAGAACATGCTGCTCTTACGTTCTGGGTTTGAGTAGCATGAGGACAGTGATATAGATGATTCGGAGCTGATGGTGGAAGAGGCTGAGAAGATGGAACCAttgctgttgtgtgtcatgtGGCTCTTAAGTTTCTGCTCAGGGTTTTGCTGCACTAGTCCAGACATGGCTAAAGGCCTCTTGCCGATCTCTGGGGTGCTCGAGGGACAAATTGGACGGCAACCTGTGACCACCAGTGGACTGTGGATGCTTGTGGTGATGCGCACCATGTGATCCAGGACGCCGTTGTCCTGAGGATCCTGTGGGAAACTGAAAGTGAACGTGGACTTCAAACGACAGGCGACCTTCTGCCCTGCACTTTTTGTGGTTGTGGCTTTTCTCACCAGCTCTTTAAGATCTGGCCACTCCGGGATGTACGTTTCACAGAACTGTTCAGCACGGGGCCGGCTGGACAGTAGCCTCAGCCTTGTAAAAGTTTCAAAGTGTCCTGTTTTAAGTGCCCATTCTCTTACATCCTTCCTCTGTGTCGCATCTACTGAATTTATATCTGCACCTGAAATACAAAAGAGAGAAATGTTAGACAGGGCCAAGTTCCTGGGAGAAATCATGTTTTATTGTACATTGGCTCTCACCCAATTTTCTTTGTACATCTTATCACATAGTAATCGgaattcattttgtttcattataattatattaaaatgaatcattGGGATTAGTAGCCACTTTACAAGATATATATAATTTGTGCACAAGTCACTTTACATGTTCATACTGCCGCTCAGGACTTTATAAAGTTTACTAGTGGTAACTAGTAATATTACTACTGTGCAGTAGATTTGGTTTTTCTGTCGTTTTTAAGgtttacagtatagttacagcatAGTGTAGTctgttttatagttttatatattattggtatttattgtttattactgatttatttatttattcctgatTTTTCATCCGATGTATTATGTTATGCCATGGAAAATGTAGCACATGTGATGAGAGAAATGACACTAAAGTTTACTGGAGTCCTTATCACAGATCATATTAGAAGTTCATACAGTTATTTTTGATCTTCAAATCTCATGAGTAGTGATAAGACTCATAGTACAGCAGCAACACAACATCATTGCGCCCCCTTCTGGCCTTTTTATTGAAGAACATGACTTAAATATAAATCAAAACAGACAAGGTAAGATATAAGTATTTATACACAAATTGTAGTGAAGACACCAGAGTAGTCTCAGAAATACATAAAGCAAACCTTCTGGTGTAATGATGTTAATAGTGTTACGCAAGTGAAGTTGAATTTTATAGAATTTGATCTTAAAATGGGTTAGCGATTGTTATTCTATGTTAGTATTAACTGCATTGGCATTTCTGTAAAAGTAACGTTTATATAAATCAACTCTCTTGCCTGTGCTGCTGGCCCAAAATAGATGAGTGTAAATAAACTGCTGCCTTTATTGAACTCTAGCTCGAAATAGGCCCTGCTGGTATGAAGAGGGATTTTAAAGTCCCGATAAGTCCACGCATTCTTAATCCAGTCCTCCTAGATTAGCAAAAGGGATCAGAAATGTCCTTAGATCTGACTTTTAAACCTCCCCATGTTTGTGTCATCATCTGATGCTTGGCAAAGTTCTTCAGCTTTGCAGACGCAGACGACAGCACTTAATTCCAGATACATTACTTTGTATATCCTTTTTAAACATAAAGCACTCAAACTTTACCTACAGAGCACTGCTATAAGGTAGCttagatatttattttcttctccagAATAGATTTCCTGTGTGTTGAAAGTAATCAAATTGGCCTTCCTGTCATTAGATCAAACTGTGACATACAGGAAATCACAGTCCAGTAGCACATGTGTACAAAAAATAGATAAGTTAGCACTCTTCTTCAAGCATGCTGTTATGATGATGCATGTCTACAAAAGAAATACTGTAAGGCAATTTCTGAAAGAAATAAGCACAATAAGTGGTTGCTAAGGACTTCAGGGCTGCCAGGGGGCTCTGTACAAATGCtggattttatatataaataagaaataaaacactttcccCATTACCACCGagaaatggattattttcctataacagctaGGTGGTGTAAGaggtgctttattcctcttataccacagtcaTTTCTCAACAACTTTAATGTATGAATTAATGACAGATGATTTATATGATTAGACAGATAAGATTAGATCTGCCTCACCGGTTCCTACAAATGGGTTTTTACTCCAGAAATGATAAAGTATACGGTAattaacacattaaaataacTAGGGGGATTTGCAGGGGGCCTTGAGTTCTCCAGATGGAGATATGATTGAGGTGGGTAGTGTGAATGTCAAGCAGAACGTCCCTCAGGGTCCCCAAAGGTTTAGAAACAGTCCTGTAGAAGATTCACACGTTGTACTATTTGCTTTTTCACTGGACTGTAAACTATAATCAAAATCTCAGTGTCCAATGTCATTCAGTAGAGAATCAGTTCCATTTAGAGTCTGGTTTCCCACATGGTTTCCTTGCTTAAAGTTTCTCAGGGAGTTTCTTTTTCCTTGAGGCTGCTGTGACTGGCTTGCTCAATAAAGATCTAGATTTAGACCAGAAGTTCAGTAAAACGGCTTTGTGGCGATGCCTATTGTTGCaaaatgctttataaataaattgtaattgaATTTCAATTCTTGGCTCGATAGCTACTGTGATAAAGGAGAACTAGCTTGAGGGTGGAGACGGGAAATGACTAAATAGGGAGAAAATGCGTTAAACAATTTTACCAGCCATGAGGAGCGAGGCCACACAGTCGTTGTTGCCCTGCAAGGCTGCTTTAATGAGAGCAGTGAAGCCTCTGTGGTCTCTGAGCTCAATGTCCACACCGGAATAGTAGTTCAGAATGTAGGTTAGGATAGTCACAAAACCTGCAGTGGACAACACAATGGGGCTTTTAGTTTTCCCCCtgattatttatgaatttattatttctaaGTGAAACCATTTAAATGTGTGCTTACCGGCTTGTGCTGCAATCATGAGTGCTGTGTTTCCGTCATTATCTTGATGATTAATATCCAAAAATGGACACTGATTCAGGCCGTACACAATATCTACGAAGCCTTTGGAAACTGCCAGCATAAGGCCGTTCTGTCAAAAAGCAGGACACAACCCAAAGTCTTATGACTGTGATATGAATGCTCAGAGATTTGCTGTCATTAGATTAATATTACAAAGTCAGCAGAACTCCTACCCTGCCGTTGGCATCCAGCTCCATGACTTCTTCCTGAGTCACGCCCCTCTCCAGGACTTTGTACAGGGACGAAGCCTGGTTCTTAGCACATGCCTGATACAGAGTGTTGACCACACTCTCCATATTGTCCTCCAGCTCATAGTCCGGGAGGGCAGAGTCATCCGAGAGTATGCTCCCGGAGTCTGAGTCATCCCAAGAAATAGACTCAGAGTCATGCTCGTCTGGACCAAAGCCCAGGTCTGGATCATCATGTACAATGACTTTAACTTTAGCCATCTGGGTCCCACCAAtgacagatcacacacagagcaggagCTCCATCCCAGTCTGTATCCCAGCTGCAGCCAGACCAGACACCTGCAATCATGGTGTTGGAATTGTCAGCAGTCATAGATCACATCTTGCCAATGTAGAGTAGTTTCATTTATTACAACATACAGAAATGGCCCAGACAGCAGGTATGCATCctgaagcttttttttgtttttcaatctGTTAGAGACTACGAAGAGTGCTATGGACTTAGAATAAAAGAGCCTGAGGTGCACATGAGGTGACTGGAGATGTGATTGACAAGTGCTAATCTGTTGCTGTAACCTAGATGTGACCCGAATAAAACTATAAATGAACAGGATGATTCTTAGAACATGTTATGATTGTCACAGCTGAAAAATTGTATATTTTTCTTGATAAATTAAAAAAggtaatgtaataaaatgtttaccaGGCACATCACGATGACTCTGCAACTAAAAAAATCATCAGTGATCCAACTCTCCTCCCTTTCTCTtcttagtagtagtagtagtagtagtagtaggtaTTAGTTCAAGGAGACTTGATGAAATTTACTCTAATTGCATTCTTTGACATCAAACAGCTAAGTCTAATGACGAGCAATAGCTCAGCAAGTGCTGTTtgctcacaacacacaataagCCCTTTATCTGGACTgaattaatgtgtttttttcatcAGTGAAAGTTATATTCCAAGAGCGTTGCAAGCCAATCAAGCCTTTGGTCAAGTTCCAATGACTGGCTATGTTTAACTCTTTCTGATGATAACATGCTGTAACTGTTGCAGGGTGATGGAGAGGGGTGTCGTGATGGGGGACGGACAGCGGGTGAAGATGGCAAAACATTGTGGTTGATTTCCATAAACAGTCTGTTCTTGCAGAACTGACTCGCAGTTCCAATAACAGATTTGTTCAGCTGGCAGCACAAACGCAGCACAGCTCTAGCAAACATTAGGCAAGCCTTTCCTCCTGCTGTGCTCCTCAGGCAAGATGCTAAAACTGAATAATGTgtggaaatatacagaatatctGTCTTAGCCTTACTGAATGATTGACAGCTGAATTAATTCAAGTTAATTTATTCGAACAAATATATTTCCAATTTAGCTTTTTAAAGGCTTTCTGGCTCAGTCGTGATACTTTATTATAGCCATACAGCTTTCCATTCCTAAATCTACCCCTGACAGAACACTTTATGGTCCAAGTTGACAGTGTTTAGAGAATTATCGAgcattctgtttatttctgagtTATTGAGttttggattatttatttattttgtcaatTTAAGGGGCCAGGCTAATAGCTTCTATAATTcgataataagaataataagttGATAATTGTGGGTTGAGAGTTCCACCACGGTAACTAAATCACAAAAATCACAAAGAAGGGGTGCTTTAAataacacattctctctctctctctttacctgaCAAACAAAGAAAGCTTGTCTCTTGTTACCTTACCATAATATGTACTCAGTAGAAGGTCCAGGTGTCTCTGCTGGACTCACGCTTCTCCCCTTTGCTGCCTTGTCTTTTCCCCTGCTTGTCCTCCTGATAAAATGAGGCAGTCTCTTGTAATTCACACAGCAATAGGCTTTGCTCCTGTTTGTTTCCAATTCCCACCACAATTCTGAGTCAGTCAGGTCACTTAGCTGAAGAACCTTCCCAAACCTTTACATAGATGCTGTCTTAAGTCAGGCAACATGCTCCTGCTCATCCTGATTATAAGAGATTTGGGGATTAGTTGTCCGAAACAGcaacaggctttttttttttcctctctctgcaGTTACAATGGAGTTCGGAGCGCTttgaatttttctttcttcttattctCCATCTTCCAATGTCTTAACCACTTCATTTGTTCCCAGACTAGCAAGTAAAAGTTGAGTGTAATAGCTTGCTAAAGCAAGAATCTGTCTCTGATTATTTCTCCCTTTCAATCCCAGTGAGAGGAGATGAGAAAGAGAATGTACTGACCATGGGGTCTCCAGGGAAATATGTTTGCTTCTGATATAAACAATTTATCtctatagtctctctctctctctctctctctctctctctctctcacacacacacacttatacacttatgtaaatatttataaatatacgaAAATATacaatgtatattattatataataaaatggtatatgtatatagttatatagttatatatatatataactatgaAATTAACTTGATGACCAGACTGCTATCCTACTGCCCCCTACTGCTATCACAGTGACGgacatttgtacattttttttcttcttctgatgAACAAGAACTGAGTAACAGCTACGATGAGATTcattttcttattaaaatgtttcAGCCTTAGTCTTTttgaggattttttaaaaataaacttttcatCAGTCACTAGTGACGATATTAGTTAAAATAAGttcattttcctctctctctcttttatttggTACTTTTAGTCTGGTACTGATTAATTAATCATCAGAAATGATTTCttctaattatattatttaaaaaaaaaaaacaacttatttctttatttataattgtttaAATAACTTGTATATCACACCCCCCTTCcctgttttcattttcttcttctccatctTTAAAAATCAAGCAAGTGTAATTTaattactgtttattttatgtttccCCCCTCAGGGTAGTTCTTCTGCACTGTACTTCCTCTCATTATTCAGCTCGAGGAGGTACAGCTTGATCAACAGACGTGATGATGGATGATAGGAAACGTGTATGGGGAGTGTGTTCTTGCTCAGCCGGGGTCACCCAAACTTAGGAGACAACAAGAGGAGGGAGCAGGAAGAGAGCAAGACGCCCCTGCCCTTTTCTCCCATGGCTGACCTGAAGCAGGAAAtgacagggagagaaaggaaGTATGGCTGACCTGCTATTTAATAGAGAGAGGCTGTTTAACTCACAGGTCCAGTgaaaaaacattatatttagGTTTGTTTTTGCAAGATGTT
The DNA window shown above is from Hemibagrus wyckioides isolate EC202008001 linkage group LG15, SWU_Hwy_1.0, whole genome shotgun sequence and carries:
- the ankrd33aa gene encoding photoreceptor ankyrin repeat protein; translated protein: MAKVKVIVHDDPDLGFGPDEHDSESISWDDSDSGSILSDDSALPDYELEDNMESVVNTLYQACAKNQASSLYKVLERGVTQEEVMELDANGRNGLMLAVSKGFVDIVYGLNQCPFLDINHQDNDGNTALMIAAQAGFVTILTYILNYYSGVDIELRDHRGFTALIKAALQGNNDCVASLLMAGADINSVDATQRKDVREWALKTGHFETFTRLRLLSSRPRAEQFCETYIPEWPDLKELVRKATTTKSAGQKVACRLKSTFTFSFPQDPQDNGVLDHMVRITTSIHSPLVVTGCRPICPSSTPEIGKRPLAMSGLVQQNPEQKLKSHMTHNSNGSIFSASSTISSESSISLSSCYSNPERKSSMFSLASSSMRRLVPRGIARHNSIFPTSCIPQIKVTKSADPTPKKEKKRKMSKGYLEPPVWKYKEAKMEKKKEKKRLEKEKAHKMKMEKAAKKKSKN